One window of the Perca fluviatilis chromosome 5, GENO_Pfluv_1.0, whole genome shotgun sequence genome contains the following:
- the si:ch211-148l7.4 gene encoding zinc finger protein 271 isoform X2 has protein sequence MLTAPRSNVTCWYLLNTSMQERSLVKRGWMASAGAPHGPRSRSAARGQQETHCPGSPASSHGLTQSRTHQTRGSSQPTRPTLAKNVAFSLRSSLQLHKCNHDSSPCELCHGETQPGPPCPACNLTSDPGRLQDKSPHRQPHLSSPYACALCGRGFSQKQALLHHQQAGCSEPPFPSDIVDAGSLPDDSPPASEGDSTCSDSSDTPGPSSRAVNVCQFCSKTFRTEAGLQRHKQTNHSEERLMATQGQKTKGEGAGGEESKGGTTKVNGNLIKMAKSKKKPLACRSCDMVFGSTSMLYVHRKEKHSREKITRREPRPRPVIIKRRKGGAYPCQVCGKVFVHHLSLRAHYKQHTASSFNAVKNKSQPEGCTTKESELSVNRPNEVKPNTAENKTVKAGRGRPRKTVRLKNKVTDPERCREVPEVKEEEEDDDEQDEQEREFPCPSCAEVFYLQSQLSEHVELHQSSVKRRQCSVCVNEMDTCKWPGSKRQRLYHCVPCQQGFSALDTFLEHCQKHLRVRVEEDSVTEGYAHQASKA, from the exons ATGCTGACAGCTCCGAGAAGTAACGTTACGTGTTGGTACcttcttaatacatccatg CAGGAGAGAAGCTTGGTGAAAAGAGGATGGATGGCGTCAGCTGGAGCACCACACGGGCCCAGGAGTCGTTCAGCCGCGCGAGGACAGCAGGAGACACACTGTCCAGGCTCGCCAGCTTCATCGCACGGGCTGACCCAAAGCCGCACGCACCAAACAAGAGGCAGCAGCCAGCCCACTCGCCCTACGCTTGCCAAGAATGTG GCGTTCTCCCTGCGCTCGTCCTTACAGCTACATAAGTGCAATCACGATTCTTCCCCGTGTGAACTCTgtcatggagagacacagccgGGTCCTCCGTGCCCTGCATGCAATCTAACCTCAGATCCTGGCAGGCTGCAGGACAAGTCCCCTCACCGCCAGCCTCACCTCAGTAGCCCTTACGCGTGTGCCCTGTGCGGGAGAGGCTTCAGCCAAAAGCAGGCTCTGCTACACCATCAACAAGCTGGTTGTAGTGAACCGCCATTCCCATCTGATATAGTTGATGCAGGCAGCCTTCCAGATGACTCTCCACCAGCTTCTGAGGGAGACTCGACCTGTTCGGATTCTTCAGACACCCCAGGGCCCAGCAGCAGAGCTGTAAACGTGTGCCAATTCTGTTCGAAAACGTTCCGCACGGAGGCTGGACTGCAACGCCATAAACAAACCAACCACTCAGAGGAGCGGCTGATGGCTACACAGGGACAAAAGACCAAAGGAGAAGGTGCGGGTGGAGAAGAGAGCAAAGGAGGGACTACCAAGGTGAATGGAAATCTAATTAAAATGGCAAAATCCAAAAAAAAGCCTCTGGCCTGTCGGTCTTGCGACATGGTTTTCGGGAGCACCTCGATGCTGTACGTGCACAGAAAAGAGAAGCACAGCAGAGAGAAAATCACCAGGAGAGAACCACGGCCACGGCCCGTCATCATCAAGCGCAGAAAAGGAGGCGCGTATCCGTGTCAGGTCTGCGGCAAAGTCTTCGTCCATCATTTGTCACTTCGGGCACATTACAAACAGCACACAGCCTCAAGCTTCAACGCAGTCAAAAACAAAAGCCAGCCTGAAGGATGTACCACCAAAGAGTCTGAGTTATCAGTAAATAGACCAAATGAAGTGAAACCCAACACAGCAGAAAACAAGACTGTCAAGGCTGGTCGAGGGAGGCCCAGGAAAACGGTCAGATTAAAGAACAAGGTAACGGATCCAGAGAGATGCAGAGAAGTGCCTGAAgtgaaggaagaggaggaggacgatgACGAACAGGACGAACAGGAGAGGGAGTTCCCATGCCCCTCCTGTGCAGAGGTTTTCTATCTGCAGTCGCAGCTAAGCGAGCATGTGGAGCTCCACCAGTCGTCCGTGAAGAGGAGACAGTGCAGCGTGTGCGTAAACGAGATGGACACCTGTAAATGGCCCGGCTCAAAGAGGCAGAGGCTGTACCACTGTGTGCCTTGCCAGCAGGGTTTCTCAGCACTGGACACTTTCCTAGAACACTGTCAGAAGCATCTGCGAGTGCGTGTGGAGGAGGACAGCGTCACTGAGGGCTACGCACATCAGGCCAGCAAAGCCTGA
- the si:ch211-148l7.4 gene encoding zinc finger protein 44 isoform X1 — protein sequence MDGVSWSTTRAQESFSRARTAGDTLSRLASFIARADPKPHAPNKRQQPAHSPYACQECGKSFPYTTDLLEHQELKHALPKPHQCLSCGQAFSLRSSLQLHKCNHDSSPCELCHGETQPGPPCPACNLTSDPGRLQDKSPHRQPHLSSPYACALCGRGFSQKQALLHHQQAGCSEPPFPSDIVDAGSLPDDSPPASEGDSTCSDSSDTPGPSSRAVNVCQFCSKTFRTEAGLQRHKQTNHSEERLMATQGQKTKGEGAGGEESKGGTTKVNGNLIKMAKSKKKPLACRSCDMVFGSTSMLYVHRKEKHSREKITRREPRPRPVIIKRRKGGAYPCQVCGKVFVHHLSLRAHYKQHTASSFNAVKNKSQPEGCTTKESELSVNRPNEVKPNTAENKTVKAGRGRPRKTVRLKNKVTDPERCREVPEVKEEEEDDDEQDEQEREFPCPSCAEVFYLQSQLSEHVELHQSSVKRRQCSVCVNEMDTCKWPGSKRQRLYHCVPCQQGFSALDTFLEHCQKHLRVRVEEDSVTEGYAHQASKA from the coding sequence ATGGATGGCGTCAGCTGGAGCACCACACGGGCCCAGGAGTCGTTCAGCCGCGCGAGGACAGCAGGAGACACACTGTCCAGGCTCGCCAGCTTCATCGCACGGGCTGACCCAAAGCCGCACGCACCAAACAAGAGGCAGCAGCCAGCCCACTCGCCCTACGCTTGCCAAGAATGTGGTAAGAGCTTCCCATATACGACAGATCTGTTGGAGCATCAGGAACTAAAACACGCACTACCCAAGCCTCACCAGTGTCTCTCTTGTGGGCAGGCGTTCTCCCTGCGCTCGTCCTTACAGCTACATAAGTGCAATCACGATTCTTCCCCGTGTGAACTCTgtcatggagagacacagccgGGTCCTCCGTGCCCTGCATGCAATCTAACCTCAGATCCTGGCAGGCTGCAGGACAAGTCCCCTCACCGCCAGCCTCACCTCAGTAGCCCTTACGCGTGTGCCCTGTGCGGGAGAGGCTTCAGCCAAAAGCAGGCTCTGCTACACCATCAACAAGCTGGTTGTAGTGAACCGCCATTCCCATCTGATATAGTTGATGCAGGCAGCCTTCCAGATGACTCTCCACCAGCTTCTGAGGGAGACTCGACCTGTTCGGATTCTTCAGACACCCCAGGGCCCAGCAGCAGAGCTGTAAACGTGTGCCAATTCTGTTCGAAAACGTTCCGCACGGAGGCTGGACTGCAACGCCATAAACAAACCAACCACTCAGAGGAGCGGCTGATGGCTACACAGGGACAAAAGACCAAAGGAGAAGGTGCGGGTGGAGAAGAGAGCAAAGGAGGGACTACCAAGGTGAATGGAAATCTAATTAAAATGGCAAAATCCAAAAAAAAGCCTCTGGCCTGTCGGTCTTGCGACATGGTTTTCGGGAGCACCTCGATGCTGTACGTGCACAGAAAAGAGAAGCACAGCAGAGAGAAAATCACCAGGAGAGAACCACGGCCACGGCCCGTCATCATCAAGCGCAGAAAAGGAGGCGCGTATCCGTGTCAGGTCTGCGGCAAAGTCTTCGTCCATCATTTGTCACTTCGGGCACATTACAAACAGCACACAGCCTCAAGCTTCAACGCAGTCAAAAACAAAAGCCAGCCTGAAGGATGTACCACCAAAGAGTCTGAGTTATCAGTAAATAGACCAAATGAAGTGAAACCCAACACAGCAGAAAACAAGACTGTCAAGGCTGGTCGAGGGAGGCCCAGGAAAACGGTCAGATTAAAGAACAAGGTAACGGATCCAGAGAGATGCAGAGAAGTGCCTGAAgtgaaggaagaggaggaggacgatgACGAACAGGACGAACAGGAGAGGGAGTTCCCATGCCCCTCCTGTGCAGAGGTTTTCTATCTGCAGTCGCAGCTAAGCGAGCATGTGGAGCTCCACCAGTCGTCCGTGAAGAGGAGACAGTGCAGCGTGTGCGTAAACGAGATGGACACCTGTAAATGGCCCGGCTCAAAGAGGCAGAGGCTGTACCACTGTGTGCCTTGCCAGCAGGGTTTCTCAGCACTGGACACTTTCCTAGAACACTGTCAGAAGCATCTGCGAGTGCGTGTGGAGGAGGACAGCGTCACTGAGGGCTACGCACATCAGGCCAGCAAAGCCTGA
- the si:ch211-148l7.4 gene encoding zinc finger protein 271 isoform X3 — protein sequence MASAGAPHGPRSRSAARGQQETHCPGSPASSHGLTQSRTHQTRGSSQPTRPTLAKNVAFSLRSSLQLHKCNHDSSPCELCHGETQPGPPCPACNLTSDPGRLQDKSPHRQPHLSSPYACALCGRGFSQKQALLHHQQAGCSEPPFPSDIVDAGSLPDDSPPASEGDSTCSDSSDTPGPSSRAVNVCQFCSKTFRTEAGLQRHKQTNHSEERLMATQGQKTKGEGAGGEESKGGTTKVNGNLIKMAKSKKKPLACRSCDMVFGSTSMLYVHRKEKHSREKITRREPRPRPVIIKRRKGGAYPCQVCGKVFVHHLSLRAHYKQHTASSFNAVKNKSQPEGCTTKESELSVNRPNEVKPNTAENKTVKAGRGRPRKTVRLKNKVTDPERCREVPEVKEEEEDDDEQDEQEREFPCPSCAEVFYLQSQLSEHVELHQSSVKRRQCSVCVNEMDTCKWPGSKRQRLYHCVPCQQGFSALDTFLEHCQKHLRVRVEEDSVTEGYAHQASKA from the exons ATGGCGTCAGCTGGAGCACCACACGGGCCCAGGAGTCGTTCAGCCGCGCGAGGACAGCAGGAGACACACTGTCCAGGCTCGCCAGCTTCATCGCACGGGCTGACCCAAAGCCGCACGCACCAAACAAGAGGCAGCAGCCAGCCCACTCGCCCTACGCTTGCCAAGAATGTG GCGTTCTCCCTGCGCTCGTCCTTACAGCTACATAAGTGCAATCACGATTCTTCCCCGTGTGAACTCTgtcatggagagacacagccgGGTCCTCCGTGCCCTGCATGCAATCTAACCTCAGATCCTGGCAGGCTGCAGGACAAGTCCCCTCACCGCCAGCCTCACCTCAGTAGCCCTTACGCGTGTGCCCTGTGCGGGAGAGGCTTCAGCCAAAAGCAGGCTCTGCTACACCATCAACAAGCTGGTTGTAGTGAACCGCCATTCCCATCTGATATAGTTGATGCAGGCAGCCTTCCAGATGACTCTCCACCAGCTTCTGAGGGAGACTCGACCTGTTCGGATTCTTCAGACACCCCAGGGCCCAGCAGCAGAGCTGTAAACGTGTGCCAATTCTGTTCGAAAACGTTCCGCACGGAGGCTGGACTGCAACGCCATAAACAAACCAACCACTCAGAGGAGCGGCTGATGGCTACACAGGGACAAAAGACCAAAGGAGAAGGTGCGGGTGGAGAAGAGAGCAAAGGAGGGACTACCAAGGTGAATGGAAATCTAATTAAAATGGCAAAATCCAAAAAAAAGCCTCTGGCCTGTCGGTCTTGCGACATGGTTTTCGGGAGCACCTCGATGCTGTACGTGCACAGAAAAGAGAAGCACAGCAGAGAGAAAATCACCAGGAGAGAACCACGGCCACGGCCCGTCATCATCAAGCGCAGAAAAGGAGGCGCGTATCCGTGTCAGGTCTGCGGCAAAGTCTTCGTCCATCATTTGTCACTTCGGGCACATTACAAACAGCACACAGCCTCAAGCTTCAACGCAGTCAAAAACAAAAGCCAGCCTGAAGGATGTACCACCAAAGAGTCTGAGTTATCAGTAAATAGACCAAATGAAGTGAAACCCAACACAGCAGAAAACAAGACTGTCAAGGCTGGTCGAGGGAGGCCCAGGAAAACGGTCAGATTAAAGAACAAGGTAACGGATCCAGAGAGATGCAGAGAAGTGCCTGAAgtgaaggaagaggaggaggacgatgACGAACAGGACGAACAGGAGAGGGAGTTCCCATGCCCCTCCTGTGCAGAGGTTTTCTATCTGCAGTCGCAGCTAAGCGAGCATGTGGAGCTCCACCAGTCGTCCGTGAAGAGGAGACAGTGCAGCGTGTGCGTAAACGAGATGGACACCTGTAAATGGCCCGGCTCAAAGAGGCAGAGGCTGTACCACTGTGTGCCTTGCCAGCAGGGTTTCTCAGCACTGGACACTTTCCTAGAACACTGTCAGAAGCATCTGCGAGTGCGTGTGGAGGAGGACAGCGTCACTGAGGGCTACGCACATCAGGCCAGCAAAGCCTGA
- the snrpg gene encoding small nuclear ribonucleoprotein G: MSKAHPPELKKFMDKKLSLKLNGGRHVQGILRGFDPFMNMVLDDSLEMGPGGQQNTIGMVVIRGNSIIMLEALERV, translated from the exons ATGAGCAAAGCCCATCCACCAGAGTTGAAGAA GTTCATGGACAAGAAGCTTTCAT TGAAGCTGAATGGAGGCAGACACGTGCAGGGCATCCTGCGGGGGTTCGACCCCTTTATGAACATGGTGCTGGATGACTCTCTGGAGATGGGCCCAGGAGGACAACAGAACACCATCGGCATGGTG GTCATCAGAGGAAACAGCATCATCATGTTGGAGGCCTTGGAGAGAGTATGA
- the LOC120559158 gene encoding pyridoxal phosphate homeostasis protein, translating into MWKVAMSEEVRKALQSVVERVNQAAARRPKTLPALPPRLVAVSKTKPPEMVVEAYRQGQRNFGENYVNELVDKASDPLILDSCPDIKWHFIGHLQKNNVNKLLGVPNLFLVETVDSAKLADRVNSSWQRLRGASAQRLKIMVQLNTSGEQNKHGLPPEETVTTVKHIVSQCSALHFLGLMTIGRYGYDLTLGPNPDFQMLLSRRQEVCDALKLPLEAVELSMGMSTDFEHAIEVGSTNVRVGSIIFGNRDYPNSAANTPNPSPAPSPNPSPAPSPEKTTKAVSEEAAKKMQHLTVSGH; encoded by the exons ATGTGGAAAGTAGCAATGTCGGAGGAGGTTAGGAAGGCGCTACAGTCGGTAGTGGAGCGGGTGAACCAGGCGGCGGCACGCCGTCCAAAG ACACTACCAGCCCTGCCGCCCCGCCTCGTAGCCGTCAGCAAGACAAAACCCCCAGAGATGGTTGTGGAGGCCTACAGACAAGGGCAGCGTAACTTTGGAGAAAATTAT GTTAACGAACTTGTGGACAAAGCTTCAGACCCTCTG ATTTTAGACTCGTGTCCAGACATCAAGTGGCACTTTATCGGCCATCTACAGAAGAACAATGTCAACAAACTTTTGG GCGTGCCAAACCTGTTCCTTGTGGAGACGGTGGACTCGGCCAAACTGGCCGACAGGGTCAACAGCTCGTGGCAGCGCCTCCGAGGAGCCAGCGCACAGAGGTTAAAGATCATGGTGCAGCTGAACACCAGCGGAGAACAGA ATAAACATGGGCTGCCGCCAGAGGAGACGGTGACCACCGTGAAACACATTGTGTCCCAGTGCTCCGCCCTGCACTTCTTAGGACTCATGACCATTGGACGCTACGGCTACGACCTCACCCTGGGGCCCAATCCGGACTTTCAG ATGCTGCTGAGTCGGAGGCAGGAGGTGTGTGACGCTCTGAAGCTGCCTCTGGAGGCCGTCGAGCTCAGCATGGGTATGTCCACAGATTTTGAACACGCG ATCGAGGTGGGCTCCACCAACGTGCGAGTGGGGAGCATCATATTCGGCAACAGAGATTATCCCAACAGTGCAGCAAACACTCCAAATCCCAGCCCGGCCCCCAGCCCCAACCCCAGCCCGGCCCCCAGCCCGGAGAAAACTACCAAGGCGGTGTCCGAAGAGGCCGCCAAGAAGATGCAGCACCTCACCGTGTCTGGACACTAA
- the tmed4 gene encoding transmembrane emp24 domain-containing protein 4, producing the protein MMLFIPAAGVVLILAWIHPSYALYFHIGETEKKCFIEEIPDETMVIGKYRTQLWDKHSNSFLAATPGLGMHVEIKDPDTKIILSRQYGSDGRFTFTSHTPGEHQICLHSNSTKMALFSGGKLRVHLDIQVGEHTNNYPEIAAKDKLTELQLRVRQLLDQVEQIQKEQNYQRYREERFRMTSESTNQRVLWWSIAQTLILIVTGVWQMKHLKSFFEAKKLV; encoded by the exons ATGATGCTCTTTATTCCTGCTGCTGGAGTTGTTTTAATACTAGCTTGGATTCATCCAAGTTACGCGCTCTATTTCCACATAGGAGAGACGGAGAAAAAATGCTTCATTGAAGAAATTCCAGACGAGACCATGGTTATTG gaaaATACAGGACTCAGCTGTGGGACAAGCACTCCAATTCATTCCTTGCAGCCACTCCTGGCCTTGGGATGCATGTGGAGATCAAGGATCCAGATACAAAG ATTATCCTCTCTCGTCAATATGGGTCAGACGGACGGTTCACCTTCACCTCCCACACGCCTGGAGAACATCAGATCTGTTTGCACTCTAACTCCACCAAGATGGCTCTGTTTTCAGGAGGAAAACTG AGAGTGCATCTGGATATTCAGGTGGGAGAACACACCAACAACTACCCCGAAATTGCAGCTAAGGACAAACTCACCGAGCTGCAGCTGCGAGTCCGACAGCTGCTGGACCAAGTCGAACAGATCCAGAAGGAGCAAAACTATCAGAgg TATCGCGAGGAGCGGTTTCGCATGACGAGCGAGAGCACCAACCAGCGTGTTCTCTGGTGGTCCATCGCTCAGACGCTCATCCTCATCGTCACCGGCGTATGGCAGATGAAGCACCTCAAAAGCTTCTTCGAGGCCAAGAAACTGGTGTGA